The sequence below is a genomic window from Flagellimonas marinaquae.
TCACAAATCGTGTATTGCCAAATAAATGAAATTGGTAACGAAAAAGAAAAGTCATTCCACGAATTTGGAGAAGATCTGTTAAGATTTATCGACTATAATGGGGTCAAAGCCCTTGTTCTGGATTTAAGGTTCAATCTGGGAGGAAGCGGAAAATTGAACAAAGATTTTTTGAGAAGTATCATAAAATCAGATAAGATCAATGAACCCGGTAAATTATTTACCATAATTGGCAATATGACCTTTTCTGCGGCAATGTTATTGTCAACCCAACTGGACCAATATACGGAGACCACCTTTATTGGAGAACCTAGCGGAGGTAAACCAAGCCATGTTGGTGATGACAATGAAATTAGTTTACCGCATTCAGGATTGAAAGCGTATGCCTCGAAATCATTTTGGCAAAGCCCGGTTCCCTACGATGAACGTAATTGGATTGCACCTGAAATTTATATACAACCCAGTTCAAAGGAATGGAAGCAAGGTTTTGACCCCTGCCTCGAGTACGTCGTTAAAATCATCACTAGGGGCAATTCGTTTAGACATTAATCCTTTAACCGCGGTTGAAGTCCAACATTTGTTACATGAAAAGTAAAGGGTAAATGACTTCAGTAAGCCTAGTTTATAATAACAAATAGGACTTTGAAACAATTACAATATTGATAGCAAGGTTCAATTATCATTGAAATCCAAGAATATGGAAGAAAATCCGTATTAGGTTATACGCTAATGGTGCCTTGTTATTTTGCCGAAAAACGATATTAATCAATCCTCATAAGCTTTTCAAGGTGATTTTAAAAGTGTCGGTCCCGTTACGGGCTTTGAGCTTTAATTCAAGGGTATCCGAACGTTCCCTATCCTTTTTACTGGCAAGAAATCCACATAACCCCACAGGTATTCCATTTACTTCCAAGATTTCATCACCATGATGGATTTTATCTTTCAGTGACTCGTCCGAAACAAATCGGATGACTGCTTTTTCACCCTCGACCGTAGCGGTAAAACCAAATTCGGAATTGGAAGTATCCTTTATATGGGAATCCCTCTGAAAATAAAATCTTTCCTTTCTGTAATCCAGTGTCATTATACCATAAGAAAGTAATTCCGCACATATTTTAGAATTGGTATCATTGGAGGTAATGGTGATTAAATCGGTTAATATTCAGTCTAACCTTTACCCAATTCAAGCTTACAACCTGTGCCATTGCACCTACGGTGTTGAGCAACAGAAATAATAGTAAAACAATAGCTCTTTCCATACGCTGGTCTCAATGCCAAAAATAGCTTCAAGTAAATCCATTTTGGAACGCAACACAATGTATATGGCCTCATCTCTGCAAATGACAATTTTGGGCCATATAATATGAGGTCAATAAAAAGGGTGGGCTAGAGCGTACCATCCAAGGGCTAATTCAAAAAATCAATCAATGAGAACAAAATTAATGGATAAAATAAATGTCTCTTAATGAAAGAGGATGTAAATCTCTGCCCATCCCTTAACAATATCTTGTACAAAAGAAGCACATTCTTCCACCGCTTTGGTAAACAATTATAATACGTAACATCCTATTTTATTGTTTGTAACATTACTCCAAGAAAACATGGATCAATTCCATTTCCCATAGTCTACAAATTCCATAATTATAGGTACAAAAGATATCAATCAATGCGAGACGAAAACGGGATAACAAACCCATTAGGGGGATCAAACTCCTATTGTAATAAACGGTTCCCCCCTTGAAAAAAGGCTACAATACCCATGATTACAACACAGGATAGGTAGAGTGCATAGTATAAACACACTAAAAAATCTGTGGGTCCTTGGTCAAAATCTTCTATTTTCGAAAAGATCCTTATCAGCCAGGAAAAGTATCCCCGTCCAAGTCACATGGTTCTAATTGTTTTCTTTTGGGGCAACCATAAGCCCAAACGGTTAAATGTACCATCTAAAAAAATCCCTTTGATCGAAGTACTTCTTCAATGGCAACCGTGATTTCCATAGTAGGATAGGGTCTTATGTTCCCCAAAACAACAATCAAGACCTCGTCATTCAAATACCGATGGATGTTACAGATATATCCGTACATGGAACCTCCATGCCGGACAAGTTTACCTGGGCCATCCCTGCCTTCATTTCGATCATATGACTTTACCTTAAAACCATAGCCATAGCCACCAAAGGTGCCGGGAGTACCATCAAACAGTTGTTGTTTACTGTTTGCGTCCACCAAGACAGTAGCATATAGGGCTCTATCCCATTTGAATATATCACTGACATTGGAATACATATCACCTCCCCCTTTGGCATAGGCCATATAATTTTCATCGGCCCTGATAAACTTTCCTGATACCAAATCGTGACCCAACGCCTTGTCCGTTGATTTTGAATGGGTTCGCTCAACTCCCGTATGTTTCATTTTTAGAGGTTTGAAAATATGATTTTCCAAATAGTCCTTATAGGGAGTTTGGGTAACCCGCTCCAAGACCAAGGCCGCCAATTGATAATTGAGGTTGGAGTATTCGTATCGTGTTCCAGGAACAAAGGAAAGCGGAACGGAATTGTACAACGAAATAAGTTCTTGGCTTGAAATATCCCGATGTTCCAGCTCCGTGATCCGATTGAGGTGAACAGGCAATCCCGAAGAGTTTTTCATTAAAAAATGTAACGTCAATAGTCCAAGCTCCTGGTTCAGTTCAGGAATGTAAGTAGAGAGCGGCTCATGCACTTCCAACAATCCATCCTCGCTGGCCTGCATTATGGCAATGGCCGTGAATGACTTTGTTGCTGATCCAATTAAAAACTTGGTATCTACTTTATTCGACACCTGGTTTTCCCAGTCAGCCATTCCGAAAGCATTCTCATACAATACCGTTCCTTTCTTCGCCACCAATACAGCTCCACTAAACTGGCTCTTCGCACTATATCCTTCCAATATATCATCCAGTTGCCTTTTAAGGGTATCCTGTCCCATGACCGGATTATAGATTAAGAGAACAACGGTCCATACAAAAAATCCTTGCACTTTCTTCATCTTACTAGCGAATTACATTCCCATCCACATCATAAAAAGCAACTCCTGACCGCTGCCCCTTTGCATCGTACGCATATTTGATATAGGCAGCACCATTGTCCTTTCTATTGACCAGATGCCCATTTCTGTCCAGATAACTGATCTGCTCAAGAAAATCATCCCCATTATAGCTATACCTTACTTTATGATAACCCCGTGTCCGGTGTTCGATTGGAGTACCATCCATATCATAATAGGATAAGGAATCCCTTTGATTGCCCGAAGTATCCCATTGGATCTTCAACATATGGTAACCAGCCTTGGTATGTCGGGAAGGGTTGTTTTCCTCGTCATAAAATCTTCTTTCGATGATGTTCCCAAATCGGTCAAAACTCGTTTTACTTTTACAGATTCCATAGTTGTTATAAATGAGTTTGTTATGCTCATCCCGAAGTTCCAAGGCGACTTCATAACCATATTCATTAAACTCTTGGATACCAATGGCCACATCAGGTCCGTTCCCCTTTTCCAAGGCAGAGTCGTTATCCAACACCTCCCATTTTACAAAATTCCCATCCGCATTGGTCGTAATCCGGTCTTGGGATGCTCCTGAACTGTTTTCTACAAGATTCCCATCGCTATCAATATTTTGCATCAGAGCTATATGACCTAAAGGATTGAAGTACAGCCTTAACCTGTAAAATTCAAAGCCCGGCCGAATTGCAACCGACTCCCCTTTCCTATTGAAACGGTTTTCGATGACACTTCCATCCGCCAAATAGTTCCACTCATACCTAACAATCCCCCAATCGTTTTCAACTTGTTGGCCAGCTCCATCTATGAATATCAAGGATTTCCTATACCCCTTATCATCCAAGGAATAGACAAATTCCCTACAGTCGCCCAACACATTGATTTGTTCCCCATTGGTACCGTAAAAGGTTATTTTCTCTTCGTCCGGCTCATAGGTGAATTCCATACGGTGTGCCAAGGTAAAAAGATTGGCCGTATGATTTGGGCTTCTTGGGTTTTGGCCATTATAAAAAGCTACCGAAACCAATCGGTGCAATGCATCGTACGAAAAGCGATAATGATTGCGTTGGAGTGCCTCTTCTTCCGTCAATGGAATGCTCCCGTTTAGATAGTTCAAAGGAGTTTCTACAAATGCAACCGTAGAATAATAATAAACGGTCGGTACAAACACAGCCTCTTTTGTCATTCCCTTAGCAGTAGAAAACAATAGGAGACCCATTATGGTTGTTAAAAAAAATCTTTTCATGTAACTTCAATTTTATAGTTGAGTACACGAAATTCGGAACAAAACAACAGCTATTTTACTTTAAGCCCCCCTATCAAGACCCAATTCAAGAATTGATACCAGTTCTTGAGGTCAAAAATTGGTTCGGGGTCATCCCGGTCGCCTTTTTAAAAGCTCTAAAAAAACCGGATTTGGATGTGAAGCCTGCCAAGCTACCAATAGCTTCCAGGGTAAATGATCTGTTGGCCGGATTTAACATCAATCGCTTTGCCTCCTCCACCCTGTAGCCATTTACAAAATCCACAAAATTACAATCGAGTTTGGCATTTATGGACTGCGAAAGGTATTTTGGATTGGTACCGATCAATGCGGAAAGTTCGGATAAGCTGAGACTTTCCTTTTTATATAATAAATCATCCTCAATTATCCGTTTAGCCTTATCGACAATTACCCTATAGGAAGCGCTTGACAATGAGCTTCGGGAATATTTGGCCGTTGGAAACAATACACTTCCCGTATTGACCATAAGGGCCAAAATGGAGAAAAGCAGTATCAAGAAAGATAAAAAGCCAATATCGACCGGCCATTCGACCATGGAATAACCCGATACGTCATGAACCATCCTATAGATGGGGTTGGAAAACTGATTGAACAGGAAATAGACGATAATAATTAGGGACAAAAGGTTTAACAAGCGTACGGATGGCCTATCCGAAGTGCCTTTACGGAACCTATAAAATTGAATCCCTATAACACTCAAAAAGGCCAAAGGAATCAAAGTGGATTTGAGTAAACTTATGGGGTTTCTCCAATAATTATACGGTCCTGGCCTTTTATCCTGATAGAACAACTGAAGCATTTCCATTTTACTTTGGGATGGAATGGTCAAGACATGAAGGAATACATAAAGGGCATACAAACCAAACCCATATAAAACAAATCGATACCAACGCCTGAAACGTGGATTGAGATTCGTAATAGAACTAAAGAACAGCAATAACAAGGGGTACACCAATAGGTTGTGGAGGCGCCCAGGAATATATACCCAAGGTATATCAAATATGGCTCTACTTAGAATCAACACTTTGTACAACAATTCAAGCCCCAAAACGATAAGGCATCCATATAAATATAAATAACCATCATTTTGGAACTTCTTTTGAAAAAGGAAGAACAGGGCCAAAAAAATGGCCACCAACCCAAAACCAGAACCAACGATTGTAATTAAATCCATCATAAGTACTATTGATAGCGTCTCAGCTCAATGGAATAGAAGCCCTGATCATACATACACTGCAAATTCTATAAGGAACCTTCCATCCCGGGTCATGGACGGACTGCCGTCAAAACCTTCCGCTTTCATTTCCCGTCCCGTCCAGATAGGCTGGGACCAAGTATCATCTTCCATTTTAAGACTAATATACAAATCAGATTTACCTAAATATTCTCTCCTGTCGAAACTAGCGAAAATTATATAGGTTTCATCCAGCGCTACATGGACACCCCCTTCATTGGCCTCTGAATTTATGGATGACCTCATTGGTTTTGGTGCAGTATATGCTCCATTTACCAATCTGGAAACATAAACATCCCCATTCTCTGAACCATGTGGCGTCATGGTAAAGTATAAATTACCTTGACCCGTCATATTAGGGTAAAATTCATTCTCCGGCATAGGTTGAGAAAAATAAAGTGCTGATTTTTTTCCAATTCCCATGACTTCTTTTTGGATTTCCCTATGTTCCAATCCCCCATCGTGTCATTTTCATTTTAATTCAAATGCCATGAATTGTTCTTTTTCTGGCCATCGAATGAATCATATACCATGCAAACAAAAGATTGGGTACCCAACACAACCAAGCAACTATCCGATAAGCGACCATAAAGTCATCCATGAACACCAATAATATGGGCAACCATACGCGCAAAGTAACCGCTGCAAAGCAAGCTGCATAACTGTAGAACATGAAGGTCTGGTGCTTTATCACAGCACCCTTCTTGATGTATCGATAAGCAACAATAGTTGTCGCGAACCAAATAATCCCCAGTGAGATGAATCCCATTTGTGCTACACCCCCGCCGGTAGCCGAAAAGGCAATACCAATACCACACAACGCACTGATCACGGATGAAACACTATACACCTTTCCCAATATTCTGTGGAGCTTGATTCTTTTTGTCCGAAACCGTTTGCTAAACTGTGCCCATCCCACAAGTAATGCGATTCCACCAAAAACGATATGGCCATAAAATCCAGTGTTCCAAAGGCTGTCCAACAACAATTCCGGCGATTTCGTCGCCAGCAAACCAACATTTTTGGCCCCAATGAAATACTTGATCGGATATAAGCTCACCCCGATACATAAAAATGCAAAAATGCCCCATAATCCCTTTATTATTATAGTCTTAAGATTCATTTTTAATCTCTTTATCGTTTTGATTAAAACACTTCCTTCCTGACATACTGCCGTCCTCGCCATACCCAAATTTCATTTGGGCGAACCTGGCATGGGGATGAATTGTAAGATTACCCTCCGTATCATAAAATCGTAACCAAGAGTTTCGTCTTACATCCGGACTATACTCTTGAAGTAATCTGTGGATGCAGGCTCAAACACCATGGCATTAGTTTCTTGGTCTACATATCCCATGGAGACCAACCCAACCAGTAGCCCATGCTGATCAAAAACAGGACCTCCACTGCAGCCACCATAGGTACCTGTCGGTACATCCAGACTTAAATTTCCTGTTTGCGTATACCCTTGGAATCTTCCCTCCACTTTTATTGGGGACTTGCTTCCATACGGATAGCCCATAAAGTAAAGACGCTCCCCAATTTCCAATGTATCAGCTCTCACATCAAAAAGATGGATACCTCGCGGGATTTCAGCATTGGTCGCAAAGACCAACCAATCTCCTTTGGGCGGCATGACCAAAAGCTCCGTCTTATCCTCATTGATTAATTCCCCTGCAGAGACCTTCACATTAGGATTCTTCTTTGACACAAAGGACCATGACACCAAATCATCTCCAAGGCTTATGGTTTTCATGAGATCGGTTTTTGCGAAAAACAGCACATGTTTTGCAGTACAGACAAACACCTTGTTATGGTATTTTACCAAAAATCCACTTCCAGCATGGCCATTGTCATACTTTAACGTTTTAAATTTCACATCACATACCAGTACGGAATCCCTTTGGGCCGCAGACCACTCGAACACCAGTAGGAACAGTAAAAGCAATACGATGGTTCTCTTCATATAAATTGGGATTTGTCAGACCACGAAACGGTAGGTCAATTTTAGAATGAACGACCAATTTGTTAGGAGGAAACTGTTGACCTCATTGTTTTGAACAAACCTATTATGAAATCCGCACGGAATCGACCTGATTTCTGCAATTACC
It includes:
- a CDS encoding DUF2306 domain-containing protein; the encoded protein is MNLKTIIIKGLWGIFAFLCIGVSLYPIKYFIGAKNVGLLATKSPELLLDSLWNTGFYGHIVFGGIALLVGWAQFSKRFRTKRIKLHRILGKVYSVSSVISALCGIGIAFSATGGGVAQMGFISLGIIWFATTIVAYRYIKKGAVIKHQTFMFYSYAACFAAVTLRVWLPILLVFMDDFMVAYRIVAWLCWVPNLLFAWYMIHSMARKRTIHGI
- a CDS encoding serine hydrolase domain-containing protein; the encoded protein is MKKVQGFFVWTVVLLIYNPVMGQDTLKRQLDDILEGYSAKSQFSGAVLVAKKGTVLYENAFGMADWENQVSNKVDTKFLIGSATKSFTAIAIMQASEDGLLEVHEPLSTYIPELNQELGLLTLHFLMKNSSGLPVHLNRITELEHRDISSQELISLYNSVPLSFVPGTRYEYSNLNYQLAALVLERVTQTPYKDYLENHIFKPLKMKHTGVERTHSKSTDKALGHDLVSGKFIRADENYMAYAKGGGDMYSNVSDIFKWDRALYATVLVDANSKQQLFDGTPGTFGGYGYGFKVKSYDRNEGRDGPGKLVRHGGSMYGYICNIHRYLNDEVLIVVLGNIRPYPTMEITVAIEEVLRSKGFF
- a CDS encoding helix-turn-helix domain-containing protein, coding for MMDLITIVGSGFGLVAIFLALFFLFQKKFQNDGYLYLYGCLIVLGLELLYKVLILSRAIFDIPWVYIPGRLHNLLVYPLLLLFFSSITNLNPRFRRWYRFVLYGFGLYALYVFLHVLTIPSQSKMEMLQLFYQDKRPGPYNYWRNPISLLKSTLIPLAFLSVIGIQFYRFRKGTSDRPSVRLLNLLSLIIIVYFLFNQFSNPIYRMVHDVSGYSMVEWPVDIGFLSFLILLFSILALMVNTGSVLFPTAKYSRSSLSSASYRVIVDKAKRIIEDDLLYKKESLSLSELSALIGTNPKYLSQSINAKLDCNFVDFVNGYRVEEAKRLMLNPANRSFTLEAIGSLAGFTSKSGFFRAFKKATGMTPNQFLTSRTGINS
- a CDS encoding S1 family peptidase; protein product: MKRTIVLLLLFLLVFEWSAAQRDSVLVCDVKFKTLKYDNGHAGSGFLVKYHNKVFVCTAKHVLFFAKTDLMKTISLGDDLVSWSFVSKKNPNVKVSAGELINEDKTELLVMPPKGDWLVFATNAEIPRGIHLFDVRADTLEIGERLYFMGYPYGSKSPIKVEGRFQGYTQTGNLSLDVPTGTYGGCSGGPVFDQHGLLVGLVSMGYVDQETNAMVFEPASTDYFKSIVRM